The following are encoded in a window of Lactobacillus acidophilus genomic DNA:
- a CDS encoding FAD:protein FMN transferase, producing the protein MIKDLALEQVVGHHHALGTSITLQIFGTQDRKLLQKSFDLIDHYEDLLTVNRDESEVMDINHAAGDYPVQVSSAVYSLVKLAVEKSRENFGFNALIGPVVKLWHIGFKGACVPRDEEIKDKMILTNPFKVVLNDQDQTVFLKMKGMELDLGGIAKGWIADRIRDLWLAYGVEAGIINLGGNILLVGDSPKRVNGQWMIGIQDPKEPRGDNIASVMVPQCSAVTSGTYERYLVVDGHKYHHLIDPRTGYPVKTDLAGVTTFTRYSVEAEIECKRLFFAGHPMKGWHDDPDRIGAVFVYNDEHVEYDNFDQ; encoded by the coding sequence ATGATAAAAGATTTGGCATTAGAACAAGTAGTAGGTCATCATCATGCATTGGGAACTTCAATTACTTTACAAATTTTTGGAACGCAAGATCGCAAGCTGTTACAAAAATCATTTGATTTGATTGATCATTATGAGGATCTTCTTACTGTTAACCGTGATGAATCAGAAGTAATGGATATAAATCATGCTGCAGGAGATTATCCTGTTCAAGTTTCAAGTGCTGTTTACAGCTTGGTAAAATTAGCGGTAGAAAAAAGTCGTGAAAATTTTGGCTTTAATGCTTTAATAGGACCGGTTGTAAAACTATGGCATATAGGTTTTAAAGGGGCTTGTGTTCCACGGGATGAAGAAATTAAAGACAAGATGATTTTGACTAATCCATTCAAAGTAGTGTTAAATGACCAAGATCAAACTGTTTTCTTAAAAATGAAGGGAATGGAATTAGATCTGGGTGGAATCGCTAAAGGCTGGATTGCAGATCGAATTCGTGATCTTTGGTTAGCATATGGTGTAGAAGCTGGCATCATTAATTTGGGAGGAAATATCTTATTAGTTGGTGATTCGCCTAAGAGAGTAAATGGCCAATGGATGATTGGTATTCAAGATCCTAAGGAACCCCGTGGCGATAATATTGCCTCGGTAATGGTACCACAATGCTCTGCTGTAACGAGTGGCACTTATGAGCGCTATTTGGTGGTAGATGGTCATAAGTATCATCATTTGATTGATCCAAGAACAGGCTATCCAGTTAAAACTGATTTAGCTGGTGTAACTACTTTTACTAGGTATTCAGTAGAAGCAGAAATTGAATGCAAAAGATTGTTTTTTGCGGGGCATCCAATGAAAGGCTGGCATGATGACCCAGATAGAATTGGTGCTGTGTTTGTTTATAACGACGAACACGTTGAGTATGATAATTTTGATCAATAA
- a CDS encoding CvpA family protein: MVVTLIVLAYLAYQAYTGYKTGFTRYIIGLICSAIVFMVAIFMQNPFGNWLYTQFTGEIIGNNSTNNIELMIARFAAFFIIFFIGKMVMKIFKNWIPAKNPNATSLGSLLDSVLGAIASFVASYFLVYVVLSMFNALQNPWFMQQTLDSSFLRFIIYSTPGLSNGVFNSIFNISKTAA, translated from the coding sequence TTGGTTGTTACTTTAATAGTTTTGGCCTACTTGGCATATCAAGCTTATACAGGTTATAAAACCGGCTTTACACGGTATATCATCGGATTAATTTGTTCTGCGATTGTTTTTATGGTGGCTATTTTTATGCAAAATCCATTTGGTAATTGGCTTTACACACAATTTACCGGAGAAATAATCGGAAACAATTCAACAAATAATATCGAATTAATGATTGCACGTTTCGCTGCATTCTTTATTATCTTCTTTATTGGAAAAATGGTAATGAAGATTTTCAAGAATTGGATTCCTGCAAAAAATCCTAATGCAACTAGCTTAGGCAGTTTGCTCGACAGCGTATTAGGCGCAATTGCTTCATTTGTAGCTAGTTATTTCTTAGTTTATGTTGTCTTGTCAATGTTCAACGCATTACAAAACCCATGGTTCATGCAACAAACACTTGATTCATCATTCTTACGTTTCATTATTTATAGCACACCTGGACTTTCAAATGGTGTATTCAATAGTATTTTCAATATTAGTAAAACAGCTGCTTAA